A single window of Nematostella vectensis chromosome 4, jaNemVect1.1, whole genome shotgun sequence DNA harbors:
- the LOC5519633 gene encoding RWD domain-containing protein 4 — protein MNHQEEQEEELEVLRSIYEVDDRFKEIDDKTFQYKFGEDGHYKSFVLEISWPEDYPECAPNINLDAFYNKHISKDVKSSLLARVAEQCEMTLGGAMTFSLFDWANEHAEELMAEQQETTTVDLETDTLRNEEPSLPVESTKKEKKENLTKAQKRKMNNRLNTKGELERGWNWVDVVKHLSKTGSS, from the exons ATGAATCACCAGGAGGAACAAGAAGAGGAGTTAGAAGTTTTGCGTTCAATCTATGAAGTGGACGATCGTTTCAAAGAGATAGACGATAAAACATTTCAGTACAAATTCGGTGAGGATGGACACTATAAATCATTCGTTTTAGAAATATCCTGGCCCGAAGACTATCCCGAATGTGCTCCGAACATCAACCTGGACGCTTTTTACAACAAACACATTTCCAAAGATGTGAAGAGCTCCCTTCTAGCGCGAGTTGCGGAACAGTGCGAAATGACTCTTGGAGGCGCAATGACCTTCTCTCTGTTTGACTGGGCAAATGAGCACGCGGAAGAACTGATGGCCGAACAACAAGAAACAACTACTGTGGACTTG gAGACTGACACATTGAGGAACGAAGAACCATCCTTACCAGTTGAATCAACCAAGaaggaaaagaaagaaaacttgACTAAAGCTCAGAAGCGCAAAATGAACAACAGACTGAATACCAAGGGGGAGTTGGAAAGGGGGTGGAACTGGGTAGATGTTGTTAAACATCTCAGTAAAACTGGTTCCTCTTAG